From a region of the uncultured Desulfatiglans sp. genome:
- a CDS encoding hypothetical protein (Evidence 5 : Unknown function), producing the protein MPSIPSSLLHFFSPHEPVPLQKRSHAGSPCHMFRTPKTGESPFVNLFLQSKGDATSVPGMKRGLRGLNPNRKRCIEEERDRPRRHCRC; encoded by the coding sequence TTGCCATCGATACCATCCTCCCTCTTGCATTTTTTCAGCCCCCATGAACCGGTTCCCCTGCAGAAACGCAGCCATGCGGGCTCGCCCTGTCATATGTTCCGCACACCTAAAACGGGTGAAAGCCCTTTTGTCAACCTTTTCCTCCAAAGCAAAGGAGATGCCACATCTGTGCCGGGGATGAAAAGAGGTCTAAGGGGTTTGAATCCAAATCGAAAGCGGTGTATAGAGGAGGAAAGGGACAGGCCGAGACGGCACTGCCGATGTTGA
- a CDS encoding conserved exported hypothetical protein (Evidence 4 : Unknown function but conserved in other organisms): protein MARRWGFFVVSTALLFVGWMGTHAGAAGEVGQEELLERLDALTRLIEQQQQEIERLRREVENQRGAITRVEETQTRVEETRKAEVQEAVATEVEKRESSWKDSIPRWIRTMKVSGDLRLRYEGIYGRGETQPDGSVKDLPNRDRFRLRARLFFDGDITEEVSTHFMICTNQDANREATTTNQSFTDDFNDKGIYLHRAYATYEPKWLPGLELTGGKFKNTFLHTDIMWDPDVNPEGFYERYQYTGLRQFTPFVQFGQMVVNEVKNESDDAMLYIYQAGYVYEAGAVKWTMAGSYYDWSNLQNSKYLHTADYAGGGGNTFVLDDKGMLQYAYDFNLWEAYTTVDFTVKSLPVQLLGDYIVNVADRVPGDEDTAYYAGFQVGKAKKKGEWAVAYKYARIERNALIGSMNDQDFYGANREGHKVKLMFRPLNHVRFDMAYFYTDPVKDWDPSDITFNKNKERMHEDRLQVDLIFDF from the coding sequence ATGGCAAGACGATGGGGTTTTTTCGTGGTATCGACCGCGCTGCTTTTCGTCGGATGGATGGGGACGCATGCTGGCGCGGCCGGTGAGGTGGGCCAGGAGGAGCTGCTCGAGCGCCTCGACGCCTTGACCAGGCTGATAGAACAGCAGCAGCAGGAAATCGAGCGGCTGCGGCGGGAGGTCGAAAATCAGCGCGGGGCGATTACGCGCGTCGAAGAGACGCAGACACGGGTCGAAGAGACCCGCAAGGCGGAGGTTCAAGAGGCCGTGGCGACCGAGGTCGAAAAGCGGGAAAGCAGCTGGAAAGACTCTATCCCGCGATGGATTAGGACCATGAAGGTTTCCGGGGATCTGCGTCTCCGCTACGAAGGCATCTACGGCCGGGGCGAGACCCAGCCGGACGGCTCCGTGAAGGATCTGCCGAATCGCGACCGGTTTCGTCTGAGGGCGCGCCTGTTTTTCGACGGGGATATCACCGAAGAGGTTTCGACGCACTTCATGATCTGCACCAACCAGGATGCAAACCGGGAGGCGACGACGACCAACCAGAGTTTCACCGACGACTTCAATGACAAGGGGATCTACCTCCATCGGGCGTATGCCACTTACGAGCCCAAATGGCTGCCGGGCCTCGAGCTGACGGGCGGAAAGTTCAAGAACACCTTTCTGCACACGGACATCATGTGGGACCCGGACGTGAACCCGGAGGGATTCTATGAACGTTATCAGTATACGGGCCTCAGGCAGTTCACCCCGTTCGTTCAGTTCGGGCAGATGGTGGTGAACGAGGTCAAGAACGAGAGCGACGATGCGATGCTCTATATCTATCAGGCCGGCTATGTGTATGAGGCGGGTGCCGTTAAATGGACCATGGCGGGCAGCTATTACGACTGGTCCAACCTCCAGAATTCCAAATACCTGCACACCGCGGATTATGCGGGCGGCGGTGGCAATACCTTCGTGCTGGACGACAAGGGAATGCTCCAGTATGCCTATGACTTCAACCTGTGGGAGGCCTACACGACCGTCGATTTCACGGTGAAATCCCTGCCGGTTCAGCTTTTGGGGGACTACATCGTCAATGTGGCGGACCGGGTTCCCGGTGACGAGGATACCGCCTACTATGCGGGTTTCCAGGTGGGCAAAGCCAAGAAGAAGGGAGAGTGGGCGGTTGCTTACAAATATGCGCGGATCGAGCGGAACGCGCTGATAGGGTCCATGAACGATCAGGATTTTTATGGGGCGAACCGAGAAGGTCACAAGGTCAAACTGATGTTCCGCCCCTTGAATCATGTCCGCTTCGATATGGCGTATTTTTACACCGACCCGGTCAAGGATTGGGATCCGAGCGACATCACGTTCAACAAGAACAAGGAGCGTATGCACGAAGACCGGCTGCAGGTCGACTTGATCTTCGACTTCTAG
- a CDS encoding conserved hypothetical protein (Evidence 4 : Unknown function but conserved in other organisms) — MNSYKSMMRENLQQAFQRPAADLAASMAARVENDGSLSFEAFGEPCRVTRQDITLGGREPEDPRDLLISLYALHAPNEAPSIHPLRAFKDLPGSMPYQQAFRTHTEMILLPFVSAIQKRQMEITARFDGEACTGTGGDFAFLLRPLPKILLGYIFYLQDEDFPASATCLFSSNATAFMPLDGLADVAEYTSRGILGLVRASTL, encoded by the coding sequence ATGAATTCTTATAAATCGATGATGAGAGAAAACCTGCAACAGGCATTCCAGCGGCCGGCTGCGGATCTTGCCGCCTCTATGGCTGCGCGGGTGGAAAACGACGGGTCGCTTTCTTTCGAGGCGTTCGGGGAACCCTGCCGGGTGACGCGGCAGGACATCACCCTCGGCGGGCGGGAACCTGAAGACCCCAGGGATCTCCTCATCTCCCTTTACGCGCTCCACGCCCCGAATGAGGCGCCATCGATCCACCCGCTGCGCGCCTTCAAAGATCTTCCAGGCAGCATGCCTTATCAGCAGGCCTTCCGGACCCACACCGAAATGATCCTTTTGCCTTTTGTTTCCGCCATCCAAAAACGTCAAATGGAAATCACCGCCCGTTTCGACGGGGAGGCCTGCACCGGAACGGGAGGCGATTTCGCCTTCCTGCTGCGGCCACTGCCCAAGATCTTGCTTGGCTATATCTTTTACTTGCAGGACGAGGACTTTCCGGCATCTGCCACCTGTCTTTTTTCATCCAACGCGACAGCGTTCATGCCGTTGGACGGGTTGGCGGATGTGGCGGAATACACATCGAGGGGGATCCTGGGCCTCGTGCGGGCGAGTACTCTATAG
- a CDS encoding WbqC-like family protein: MIVSTVQPYFAPHAAFFAKAVRSDVMVLMDDVQFPQRSTWLTRNRFKNDQGVVWLSVPVWKKGLGLQKIREVRLCNEGRWRAKHLATLRAAYGRAPYFEEHQAFLEGLYGKNHVFLLDMNLELLRYLAQCLEIDTRMPLLSELNIDAGEPHLSVAVAQALGATAFLAQGGALKYLDHSLFEEAGIGLASIRIRPPVYPQLWGPFLSNLSVLDLLFDCGPAAARVIRMPAGGRGTGRQSACPSLQPSGNE; this comes from the coding sequence ATGATCGTCTCGACAGTCCAACCCTACTTCGCCCCTCACGCGGCTTTCTTCGCCAAGGCCGTCCGTTCAGACGTCATGGTGCTCATGGATGACGTTCAATTCCCGCAACGAAGCACCTGGCTCACGCGCAACCGCTTCAAGAACGACCAAGGCGTGGTCTGGCTCTCGGTGCCGGTTTGGAAGAAGGGGCTGGGTCTGCAGAAAATCCGCGAGGTGCGTCTCTGCAACGAAGGGAGGTGGCGCGCCAAGCACCTGGCGACCCTGCGGGCGGCCTACGGCCGGGCGCCTTATTTCGAGGAGCACCAAGCGTTTCTGGAGGGATTATACGGAAAAAATCATGTATTCCTTTTAGACATGAACCTCGAACTGCTGCGCTATCTTGCGCAATGCCTGGAAATCGACACCCGCATGCCCCTGCTTTCTGAGCTGAACATCGATGCCGGAGAACCGCATCTTTCGGTAGCCGTGGCCCAGGCCCTGGGCGCCACCGCCTTCCTTGCCCAGGGAGGCGCCCTCAAATATCTGGATCATTCACTCTTCGAGGAAGCAGGCATCGGACTGGCGTCGATTCGCATCAGGCCTCCCGTGTACCCGCAGCTTTGGGGCCCCTTCCTGTCCAACCTCTCCGTCCTCGATTTGCTTTTCGACTGCGGACCTGCAGCGGCGCGGGTCATCCGAATGCCCGCCGGAGGCAGGGGCACCGGCCGGCAATCGGCTTGCCCAAGCTTACAGCCATCTGGAAACGAATAA